In a genomic window of Anaerolineales bacterium:
- the rsmH gene encoding 16S rRNA (cytosine(1402)-N(4))-methyltransferase RsmH — translation MQADTGSAEHVPVLYQSVLEWLHPQPGRPYVDGTIGGGGHAEGILKLGARLLGLDRDPDALRAAARRLAPFADRLILRQASYRRAGEILKEVGWGRVAGIVVDLGLSSLQLGDPQRGFAFREDGPLDMRFDRSGGETAADLVNTLPEDEIAEILFRCGEEPRARRIARAVVRARPLSGTRQLADAVAAAVGAGSRPWRVHPATKTFQALRIAVNRELEELAEGLPLLMNSLETGGRLMVISFHSLEDRLVKQTFRRACGETAKGERILPGPRPPSAFREITRKPVRPDAAELAANPRSRSAKLRGIERLSLPEAQAAGESRGGRN, via the coding sequence GTGCAGGCGGATACCGGTTCGGCGGAGCACGTTCCGGTTCTTTACCAATCGGTTTTGGAATGGCTCCATCCCCAACCCGGACGGCCCTACGTAGACGGGACGATTGGAGGCGGCGGCCATGCGGAAGGAATTCTCAAACTCGGCGCGCGCCTGCTCGGGCTGGACCGCGACCCGGACGCCCTGCGCGCCGCCGCCCGCCGCCTGGCTCCCTTTGCCGACCGGCTGATTCTCCGCCAGGCGTCATACCGCAGGGCGGGGGAGATATTAAAGGAAGTCGGCTGGGGGCGGGTGGCGGGAATCGTCGTGGACCTCGGCCTCTCATCCCTCCAGCTGGGCGATCCGCAGCGCGGGTTTGCCTTCCGCGAAGACGGCCCGCTGGACATGCGCTTCGACCGCTCGGGAGGGGAGACGGCGGCGGATTTGGTGAATACGCTTCCGGAGGATGAGATCGCCGAGATCCTGTTCCGTTGCGGCGAGGAGCCCCGCGCCCGGCGGATCGCCCGGGCGGTCGTCCGGGCCCGGCCGCTGAGCGGCACGCGGCAGTTGGCGGATGCAGTGGCCGCCGCGGTCGGCGCCGGAAGCCGGCCTTGGCGGGTGCATCCGGCGACCAAAACGTTTCAGGCGCTGCGGATTGCCGTCAACCGCGAATTGGAGGAGCTCGCGGAGGGTCTGCCGCTGTTGATGAATTCGCTCGAAACGGGCGGGAGGCTGATGGTGATCTCGTTTCATTCGTTGGAGGACCGCCTGGTGAAGCAGACATTCCGCCGGGCTTGCGGGGAAACGGCCAAGGGCGAGCGAATCCTTCCCGGCCCGCGGCCGCCGTCCGCATTCCGAGAAATCACCCGCAAGCCGGTCCGTCCGGATGCGGCCGAACTCGCGGCCAATCCCAGGTCCCGCAGCGCGAAGTTGCGCGG